A single region of the Musa acuminata AAA Group cultivar baxijiao chromosome BXJ1-11, Cavendish_Baxijiao_AAA, whole genome shotgun sequence genome encodes:
- the LOC103971733 gene encoding trihelix transcription factor ASIL2: MAATSSSSPKKDPPSPAALAAAASAAAAATGSPSVSPSPSPSPDRSPSPIPLPASLPPPPHSAVAAASGSRRLAAPIWTHEETLALIDAYRDKWYALRRGNLRASHWQEVADDVARRCPSGPSPPKSSVQCRHKVEKLRKRYRSERHKSLQLDPSLAPASSWVYFRKMDAMEHGGGAVSGPRRPSASPSPAPPRPPSDDDEEEEEEEDDDDYDGRRGTGGGSNTRSMHRLMANGRGAIGELRFTIPKAVRSKVSRADDRPAPSPSMNPNPTTRFFRGYTGSRPAMEEMRRKMEKKRRKRRLEMESSAVREMVSALRMLGDGFLRMEQKKMEMAREMEKVRMEMELKRTELILDSQRRIVDAFLKGFSGKKRTKVSPED, translated from the coding sequence ATGGCCGCCACCTCCAGCTCCTCCCCCAAGAAGGACCCTCCCTCCCCCGCCGCCCTCgcggccgccgcctccgccgccgccgcggccacCGGATCGCCTTCCGTTTCCCCGTCGCCATCGCCCTCACCGGACAGATCGCCCTCTCCGATCCCCCTCCCGGCTTCCCTCCCGCCACCGCCGCACTCCGCGGTCGCCGCCGCCTCCGGCTCCCGTCGCCTCGCCGCTCCCATATGGACCCACGAGGAAACCCTTGCCCTCATCGACGCCTACCGCGATAAGTGGTACGCCCTCCGCCGCGGCAATCTCCGCGCCTCCCACTGGCAGGAGGTCGCCGACGATGTCGCCCGCCGCTGCCCCTCTGGCCCCTCGCCGCCCAAGTCCTCCGTCCAGTGCCGTCACAAGGTCGAGAAGCTCCGCAAGCGTTACCGCAGCGAACGCCACAAGTCGCTCCAGCTTGACCCCTCCCTCGCCCCTGCTTCCTCTTGGGTTTACTTCCGCAAGATGGACGCCATGGAGCATGGTGGTGGAGCAGTCAGCGGCCCCCGTCGCCCCTCCGCCTCCCCTTCGCCCGCCCCGCCCCGCCCCCCTTCCGACGacgacgaggaagaggaagaagaagaagacgacgacgactaCGACGGGCGCCGCGGCACGGGCGGTGGGAGCAATACTCGCAGCATGCACCGCCTAATGGCTAATGGCCGCGGAGCGATCGGCGAGCTCAGATTTACAATCCCCAAGGCGGTTCGGTCCAAGGTTTCAAGGGCCGACGACAGGCCCGCGCCGAGCCCTAGTATGAACCCTAACCCTACCACCCGCTTCTTCAGGGGTTACACCGGCTCACGGCCCGCGATGGAGGAGATGCGGCGCaagatggagaagaagaggaggaagaggaggttggAGATGGAGTCGAGTGCGGTCAGGGAGATGGTGTCGGCGTTGAGGATGCTGGGAGATGGCTTTTTGAGGATGGAGCAGAAGAAGATGGAGATGGCTAGGGAGATGGAGAAGGTGAGGATGGAGATGGAACTGAAGCGCACCGAACTTATCCTCGACTCACAGCGCCGGATTGTAGATGCCTTCTTGAAGGGCTTCTCTGGG